In Bradyrhizobium sp. CCBAU 051011, the following are encoded in one genomic region:
- a CDS encoding class I SAM-dependent methyltransferase: MNIPQPHDQNADQVAYWNGPAGQRWADRQAAQDVLLRPVADLVVDRAKLKPGERVIDVGCGSGATAIAFALEVAPSGRVLGIDVSGPMLERARQAAPKDLPIDFVLADATVHPFEPASFDVLASRFGVMFFADPALSFANMRKALKPSGRLAFACWREPRENPFFMAPLMAAYKHVPKLPQLGPEDPGPFAFAAEARVRRILGEAGFAGVEMEACPLLLDAAIGRGLDRAVQGALEIGPVSRALEGQPEHLRVAAAASIREALVPFVKGDAVLLPASVWIVTARAS, encoded by the coding sequence ATGAACATCCCGCAACCCCACGATCAAAACGCCGACCAGGTCGCTTACTGGAACGGGCCGGCCGGCCAGCGCTGGGCGGATCGTCAGGCGGCGCAGGACGTGCTGCTCAGGCCGGTCGCCGACCTCGTCGTCGATCGGGCGAAGCTGAAGCCCGGCGAGCGCGTGATCGATGTCGGGTGTGGGAGCGGCGCCACGGCGATTGCGTTTGCGCTGGAAGTTGCGCCATCGGGGCGAGTGCTGGGCATCGACGTATCCGGCCCCATGCTCGAGCGGGCGCGGCAGGCTGCGCCCAAAGACTTGCCGATCGATTTCGTTCTGGCTGACGCGACCGTCCATCCGTTTGAGCCGGCGAGCTTCGATGTGCTGGCCTCGCGGTTTGGCGTGATGTTCTTTGCCGATCCAGCGCTGTCGTTTGCCAACATGCGAAAGGCGCTGAAGCCATCGGGCCGGCTGGCGTTCGCGTGCTGGCGCGAGCCGCGCGAAAATCCGTTTTTCATGGCGCCGCTGATGGCGGCTTATAAGCACGTGCCGAAACTGCCGCAGTTGGGGCCGGAAGATCCCGGGCCGTTTGCGTTCGCCGCCGAGGCGCGGGTGCGCCGTATCCTGGGCGAGGCTGGATTTGCGGGAGTGGAGATGGAAGCGTGTCCGCTCTTGCTCGACGCTGCTATCGGCCGCGGCCTCGACCGCGCGGTGCAGGGCGCGCTGGAGATCGGCCCGGTGAGCCGGGCGCTGGAGGGACAGCCGGAGCATCTGCGCGTTGCCGCCGCGGCTTCCATCCGCGAAGCGCTGGTGCCGTTTGTGAAGGGCGATGCCGTGCTGCTGCCGGCGTCGGTGTGGATCGTGACGGCAAGGGCGTCGTAG
- a CDS encoding HU family DNA-binding protein: MAKKAAAPATITLKHLAAALAEEHDLSKKAAEAILTDMVGKITKHLKKGERIRIVGLGILQVRKRAARTGRNPATGEPIQIKASKKVAFRAAKELKEAV, translated from the coding sequence ATGGCGAAGAAAGCGGCGGCTCCAGCCACCATCACACTCAAGCATCTGGCGGCAGCGCTCGCCGAGGAACATGACCTGTCGAAGAAGGCCGCCGAGGCGATCCTGACCGACATGGTCGGCAAAATTACAAAACACCTGAAGAAGGGCGAGCGTATCAGGATCGTTGGGCTCGGCATCCTCCAGGTCCGCAAGCGCGCCGCCCGCACCGGCCGCAACCCGGCCACCGGCGAGCCGATCCAGATCAAGGCCAGCAAGAAGGTGGCGTTCCGCGCCGCCAAGGAACTCAAGGAAGCCGTCTAG
- the pepT gene encoding peptidase T — MPASPLAFTHDVTERFLRYVVIDTQSDPNSPTCPSTEKQKNLGRLLASELQALGLKDAHLDEHGYVYATIPANTDKKVPVICFCSHMDTSPDCTGANVKPQIVKNYRGGDIVLPADSTQVIRAADHPALADQVGHDIITTDGTTLLGADNKAGLAEIMDAARFLIENPQIKHGTIKILFTPDEEIGRGVDKVDLKKLGADFAYTMDGETAGNIEDETFSADGATITIEGVSTHPGFAKGKMEHAMKIAAAIIDRLPKDTCSPETTEGKEGFLHPIGISGQLEKATIGFIVRDFTDEGLKEKEALLEGIVKDVMKDYPRSTYRMEIKQQYRNMKQVIDRHPETVDYAIEAIRRAGLNPVRSSIRGGTDGSRLSFMGLPCPNIFAGEHAFHSRLEWVSRQDMEKAAETIVHLAMIWEERAK, encoded by the coding sequence ATGCCGGCTTCCCCTCTTGCCTTCACCCACGATGTCACCGAGCGCTTCCTGCGCTATGTCGTGATCGACACCCAGTCCGATCCAAATTCGCCGACCTGCCCTTCCACCGAGAAGCAGAAGAATCTGGGCCGCCTGCTGGCGTCCGAGTTGCAGGCGTTGGGGCTCAAGGATGCCCATCTCGACGAGCACGGCTATGTCTACGCGACCATCCCGGCCAATACCGACAAAAAGGTCCCGGTGATCTGTTTCTGCTCGCACATGGACACGTCGCCGGACTGCACCGGCGCCAACGTCAAGCCGCAGATCGTGAAGAATTATCGCGGCGGCGACATCGTGCTGCCGGCCGATTCCACGCAGGTGATCCGCGCCGCCGATCATCCGGCGCTCGCCGACCAGGTCGGCCATGACATCATCACCACTGACGGCACGACCTTGTTGGGCGCCGACAACAAGGCCGGCCTTGCCGAGATCATGGATGCGGCGCGGTTCCTGATCGAGAATCCGCAAATCAAGCACGGCACCATCAAGATCCTGTTCACGCCCGATGAAGAGATCGGCCGCGGTGTCGACAAGGTCGACCTGAAAAAGTTAGGCGCCGACTTCGCCTATACGATGGACGGCGAAACCGCAGGGAATATCGAGGACGAAACCTTTTCCGCCGACGGCGCCACCATCACCATCGAGGGCGTCTCGACCCATCCGGGTTTCGCCAAGGGCAAGATGGAGCACGCGATGAAGATCGCCGCCGCCATCATCGACCGCCTGCCCAAGGACACCTGCTCGCCGGAGACGACCGAGGGCAAGGAAGGCTTTTTGCATCCGATCGGCATTTCCGGGCAGCTGGAGAAAGCCACCATCGGCTTCATCGTTCGCGATTTCACCGACGAGGGCCTGAAGGAAAAGGAAGCCCTGCTCGAAGGCATCGTCAAGGACGTGATGAAGGATTATCCGCGCTCGACCTACCGGATGGAGATCAAGCAGCAATACCGCAACATGAAGCAGGTGATCGACCGCCATCCGGAGACCGTCGACTACGCCATCGAGGCGATCAGGCGCGCCGGGCTAAATCCGGTGCGAAGCTCGATCCGCGGCGGCACCGACGGCTCGCGGTTGTCGTTCATGGGCCTGCCCTGCCCCAACATCTTTGCGGGCGAACACGCCTTCCACTCGCGGCTCGAATGGGTGAGCCGCCAGGACATGGAAAAGGCGGCGGAGACGATTGTGCATCTGGCCATGATTTGGGAAGAACGGGCCAAGTAA